The proteins below come from a single Osmerus mordax isolate fOsmMor3 chromosome 3, fOsmMor3.pri, whole genome shotgun sequence genomic window:
- the lfng gene encoding beta-1,3-N-acetylglucosaminyltransferase lunatic fringe — protein MLKSYGKKTAISLASAGFMCLLLVLVAAQHHRVQVNDEPDLKEIGTRSLQSLDSFATESDVVQEDHDKTDSQAKKGFSAYFSKLSRGRREAENPTSSAGSATDATPAEDISAEDIFIAVKTTKKFHQSRLNLLLDTWVSRNLQQTYIFTDGEDEELKKKIGSHAINTNCSAAHSRQALSCKMAVEYDKFIESGKKWFCHVDDDNYVNVRALVKLLSQYPHTQDMYIGKPSLDRPIEATERLGENKMRPVNFWFATGGAGFCVSRGLALKMSPWASGGHFMNTAEKIRLPDDCTIGYIIESVLGVPLTRSSLFHSHLENLQQVSKTELHKQITLSYGMFENKRNIINMKGAFPVEEDPSRFKSVHCLLYPDTPWCPPQVAY, from the exons ATGTTGAAAAGTTATGGGAAGAAAACGGCTATCTCTTTAGCAAGTGCAGGTTTCATGTGCCTGCTGTTGGTCCTGGTTGCCGCGCAGCACCACAGAGTTCAGGTGAATGATGAGCCAGATTTGAAAGAGATTGGGACGCGCTCACTCCAAAGTCTTGACAGTTTTGCTACGGAGTCAGACGTAGTCCAAGAGGATCACGACAAGACTGATTCACAGGCAAAGAAAGGATTCTCCGCGTACTTTTCCAAGTTATCTCGTGGACGGAGAGAAGCGGAGAATCCTACATCCTCAGCTGGTTCAGCGACAGACGCAACTCCCGCTGAGGACATCAGCGCAGAAGACATCTTCATTGCTGTCAAGACTACAAAGAAGTTTCACCAGTCTCGACTGAACCTTCTCCTGGATACTTGGGTCTCCAGAAACCTGCAGCAG ACTTACATCTTCACCgatggagaggatgaagagctAAAGAAGAAAATTG GGAGCCATGCCATCAACACCAACTGTTCTGCAGCTCACAGTCGTCAGGCTCTGTCTTGTAAGATGGCCGTGGAGTACGACAAGTTCATAGAGTCTGGGAAAAA GTGGTTCTGTCATGTGGATGATGACAACTATGTGAACGTTCGGGCCCTGGTGAAGCTGCTGTCACAGTACCCACACACCCAGGATATGTACATCGGCAAGCCCAGCTTGGACAGGCCTATTGAGGCCACGGAAAGGCTTGGGGAAAACAAGATG agaCCCGTCAACTTCTGGTTCGCTACTGGAGGAGCTGGTTTCTGTGTGAGTCGGGGCCTGGCTTTGAAGATGAGCCCTTGGGCGAG TGGCGGTCACTTCATGAACACTGCAGAGAAGATCCGTCTGCCGGACGATTGCACCATCGGCTACATCATCGAGTCGGTGCTGGGGGTTCCTCTCACCCGCAGTAGCCTGTTCCACTCGCACCTCGAGAACCTCCAACAGGTGTCCAAAACGGAACTTcacaaacag ATTACATTAAGTTATGGAATGTTTGAGAACAAAAGGAACATCATTAATATGAAAGGGGCATTTCCTGTCGAGGAGGACCCATCAAG GTTTAAGTCAGTGCACTGTTTGCTGTACCCTGACACTCCCTGGTGCCCCCCCCAGGTTGCCTACTAG